A genomic stretch from Halorubrum sp. BV1 includes:
- the argC gene encoding N-acetyl-gamma-glutamyl-phosphate reductase, translating into MTADADAADDATAATDDPVGETLTASVIGGTGFTGGELLRLLSGHPNFEVVQATSRSADNMTVGRSHPNLRGLDLRFSDPDELASVDVLFSATPHGVSMGQVDEYFEAADTVVDLSADFRLPEAELYDEWYDGHESPEYLERAEYALPELNRENLAGADLIAGGGCNATATILGLKPLVDAGALDPDTDRVVVDVKVGSSEGGAGGGAASSHPERSGVVRPYAPTSHRHEAEIEAYLGLSVSFTVHAVEMVRGASATCHVFPGEPVSKGDLWGAYRDAYADERFMRIVSGGGGVYRYPEPKAVAGTNYGEVGFELDPGNRRVVVFSAIDNMMKGSAGQAVHAANIALDLPEEAGLEFEGLHPVGSP; encoded by the coding sequence ATGACGGCCGACGCCGACGCGGCCGACGACGCGACGGCCGCGACCGACGACCCGGTCGGCGAGACCCTCACCGCGAGCGTCATCGGCGGCACGGGATTCACCGGCGGCGAGCTGTTGCGCCTGCTCTCCGGCCACCCGAACTTCGAGGTCGTTCAGGCCACGTCGCGGTCGGCGGACAACATGACCGTCGGTCGCTCGCACCCGAACCTGCGCGGGCTCGACCTGCGCTTCTCGGACCCGGACGAGCTGGCGTCCGTCGACGTGCTCTTTTCGGCGACGCCGCACGGCGTCTCGATGGGACAGGTGGACGAGTACTTCGAGGCGGCGGACACGGTCGTCGACCTGTCCGCGGACTTCCGGCTGCCGGAGGCCGAGCTGTACGACGAGTGGTACGACGGCCACGAGTCGCCGGAGTACCTGGAGCGCGCGGAGTACGCGCTCCCCGAACTCAACCGCGAGAACCTCGCTGGGGCGGACCTAATAGCCGGCGGCGGCTGTAACGCGACCGCGACGATCCTCGGACTGAAGCCGCTCGTCGACGCCGGCGCCCTCGACCCGGATACCGATCGGGTCGTCGTCGACGTGAAGGTCGGCTCCTCGGAGGGCGGTGCCGGCGGCGGCGCGGCCTCCTCGCATCCGGAGCGCTCGGGCGTCGTGCGCCCGTACGCGCCAACGAGCCACCGTCACGAGGCCGAGATCGAGGCGTACCTCGGGCTCTCCGTCTCCTTCACCGTTCACGCGGTCGAGATGGTCCGCGGTGCGTCGGCGACCTGCCACGTCTTCCCCGGCGAGCCCGTCTCGAAGGGCGACCTGTGGGGGGCGTACCGCGACGCGTACGCCGACGAGCGGTTTATGCGGATCGTCTCCGGCGGGGGCGGCGTCTACCGCTATCCCGAGCCGAAGGCAGTTGCCGGCACGAACTACGGCGAGGTCGGCTTCGAACTCGACCCCGGCAACCGGCGCGTCGTCGTCTTCTCGGCTATCGACAACATGATGAAAGGCTCCGCCGGGCAGGCGGTCCACGCGGCGAACATCGCCCTGGACCTGCCCGAAGAGGCGGGATTAGAGTTCGAGGGGCTTCACCCCGTGGGGTCGCCATGA
- a CDS encoding acetylglutamate/acetylaminoadipate kinase codes for MSGNDTRSGQPASCAIADGGAPADEPPVVVKIGGAKAVDPAGAVDDVASLAADGREVVVVHGGSTVVDEVIERLGMEPEYVESASGVTGRFTDAETMEAFTMAMAGKLNTELTALFREAGVDAVGLSGVDGGLLSGPRKSAVRVVEDGKTKIKRGEHSGRIESVNADLLAGLLADGYTPVVSPPMEGTESDGGVTPVNADADRAAAAVAGALDADLVLLTDVAGVYADPDDPDTLIASAATPDELAAVEDAAEGFMGKKVMAAKEALSGGSGRVVVADANADDPIVAALGGAGTTIERSALGEDAEAAEDAEAETEGETA; via the coding sequence ATGAGCGGGAACGACACGCGGAGCGGTCAGCCCGCGTCCTGCGCGATCGCAGACGGCGGCGCACCCGCAGACGAGCCTCCGGTCGTCGTCAAGATCGGCGGCGCGAAGGCGGTCGATCCCGCTGGCGCGGTCGACGACGTGGCGAGTCTCGCCGCGGACGGCCGCGAGGTCGTCGTCGTCCACGGCGGCTCGACGGTCGTCGACGAGGTTATCGAGCGGCTCGGGATGGAGCCCGAGTACGTCGAGTCGGCCTCCGGCGTCACCGGTCGGTTCACCGACGCGGAGACGATGGAGGCGTTCACGATGGCGATGGCCGGCAAACTCAACACCGAGCTGACGGCGCTGTTCCGCGAGGCCGGCGTCGACGCGGTCGGCCTCTCGGGCGTCGACGGCGGGCTTCTCTCGGGGCCGCGCAAGTCGGCGGTCCGCGTGGTCGAGGACGGCAAAACGAAGATCAAACGGGGCGAACACTCCGGCCGGATCGAGTCGGTGAACGCCGATCTGCTGGCCGGCCTGCTCGCCGACGGATACACGCCCGTCGTCTCGCCGCCGATGGAGGGAACGGAGAGTGACGGCGGCGTCACCCCGGTCAACGCGGACGCTGACCGGGCGGCCGCCGCGGTCGCGGGCGCGCTCGACGCCGACCTCGTCCTGCTGACGGACGTGGCGGGCGTCTACGCCGATCCCGACGACCCCGACACGCTGATCGCGTCGGCGGCGACGCCCGACGAACTCGCGGCGGTTGAGGACGCTGCCGAGGGGTTCATGGGCAAGAAGGTGATGGCGGCCAAGGAAGCGCTCTCGGGTGGCTCCGGCCGCGTCGTCGTCGCCGACGCCAACGCCGACGACCCGATCGTCGCCGCGCTCGGCGGCGCGGGGACGACGATCGAACGCTCCGCGCTCGGTGAGGACGCGGAAGCCGCGGAGGACGCGGAAGCCGAAACGGAGGGCGAGACCGCATGA
- a CDS encoding [LysW]-lysine hydrolase: MAAGKERESDESSDESTRSAGDVVAGGGYPAACDTPARKLLYDMVSIPSPSGEEERAAERLVDFFTANGREAWIDDAGNVRAPANDAVLLTSHVDTVPGDIPVEVRPAPPEGELPEPSDVRVGDPGDPVLWGRGAVDATGPLVTMAVAAVKTGVSFAGVVREEVDSGGARHLIDDRDAPDAVVNGEPSGWQGITLGYRGLLEGTYVNTSESGHSSRPEPNAIQHAIDWWHGVEETFTPEDSDTAVFDQVTTKPISIDGGLSDDGLAVETTMDVQLRIPPSRPVDEIHELSEAELSTGSVHWGEPMPPVMESPRTDLARAFRVAIRAADGDVRLLRKTGTSDMNLFAAAWDCPMVTYGPGNSDLDHAPDERLPLPELDRAVTVLTDVCRKRL, from the coding sequence ATGGCGGCCGGCAAAGAGCGGGAGAGCGACGAGTCGAGCGATGAGTCGACGCGTTCCGCCGGTGATGTCGTCGCCGGCGGCGGCTACCCCGCGGCCTGCGACACGCCGGCCCGGAAGCTCCTGTACGACATGGTGTCCATCCCCTCGCCGTCGGGCGAGGAGGAGCGCGCCGCGGAGCGGCTGGTCGACTTCTTTACGGCCAACGGGCGGGAGGCGTGGATCGATGACGCCGGCAACGTCCGCGCGCCGGCGAACGACGCCGTACTCCTCACCTCGCACGTCGACACGGTGCCGGGCGACATTCCGGTCGAGGTGCGGCCGGCCCCGCCAGAGGGCGAACTGCCGGAACCGTCCGACGTTCGGGTCGGCGACCCCGGCGATCCCGTGCTGTGGGGTCGCGGGGCGGTCGACGCGACGGGGCCGCTCGTCACGATGGCGGTCGCGGCGGTGAAAACCGGCGTCTCCTTCGCGGGCGTCGTCCGCGAGGAGGTCGACTCCGGCGGCGCGCGCCACCTCATCGACGACCGCGACGCGCCGGACGCGGTGGTCAACGGCGAGCCGTCGGGCTGGCAGGGGATCACGCTCGGCTACCGCGGACTGCTGGAGGGGACCTACGTGAACACGAGCGAGTCGGGCCACTCCTCGCGGCCGGAGCCGAACGCGATCCAGCACGCGATCGACTGGTGGCACGGCGTCGAGGAGACGTTCACTCCGGAGGACTCCGACACCGCGGTGTTCGACCAAGTGACGACCAAACCCATCTCGATCGACGGCGGACTGAGCGACGACGGGCTCGCCGTGGAGACGACGATGGACGTGCAGCTGCGCATTCCACCATCTCGTCCCGTCGACGAGATCCACGAACTCTCCGAGGCGGAGCTGTCGACCGGCTCGGTCCACTGGGGCGAGCCGATGCCGCCCGTCATGGAGAGCCCGCGCACGGATCTGGCCCGGGCGTTCCGCGTCGCGATCCGGGCGGCCGACGGCGACGTCCGCCTGCTGCGAAAGACCGGCACGAGCGACATGAACCTCTTTGCGGCCGCGTGGGACTGCCCGATGGTCACCTACGGCCCCGGGAACTC
- the lysX gene encoding lysine biosynthesis protein LysX, whose product MKVGILYSRIRKDEKLLLSELRDRDHDVEKIDVRKERFGLDATTAAVDDLDIVVDRCLSTSRSLYATRFLDSYGVPVVNSPETGDVCADKAKNSLALAEADVPTPATEVAFTKDAALDAIESFGYPCVLKPVTGSWGRLMAKIDSRNAAEAILEHKETLGHYEHKVFYVQEFVDKPGRDIRVLAVDGEPVAAMTRSSDHWLTNAAKGGETTPFDLDDRALELVERASDAVGGGLLGVDLMEVGVDADADPAEGGGADGYTVHEVNHTVEFKALDAATDVDVPARVVDWVETKATELAGGEAEEADA is encoded by the coding sequence GTGAAGGTCGGGATCCTCTACTCGCGGATCCGGAAAGACGAGAAGCTGCTGCTCTCCGAGCTTCGCGACCGCGACCACGACGTCGAGAAGATAGACGTCCGCAAGGAGCGGTTCGGCCTCGACGCGACGACCGCGGCCGTCGACGACCTCGACATCGTCGTCGACCGCTGTCTGTCGACGAGCCGGTCGCTGTACGCGACGCGCTTTCTCGACAGCTACGGCGTCCCCGTGGTCAACTCCCCCGAGACGGGCGACGTCTGTGCCGACAAGGCGAAGAACTCGCTCGCGCTCGCCGAGGCCGACGTGCCGACGCCCGCGACGGAGGTAGCGTTCACCAAAGACGCTGCCCTCGACGCGATCGAGTCGTTCGGCTACCCCTGCGTGCTCAAGCCTGTCACCGGCTCGTGGGGTCGGCTGATGGCGAAGATCGACTCGCGGAACGCCGCCGAGGCGATCTTAGAGCACAAAGAGACGCTCGGTCATTACGAGCACAAGGTGTTCTACGTCCAGGAGTTTGTCGACAAGCCCGGCCGCGACATCCGCGTGCTGGCGGTCGACGGCGAGCCCGTCGCGGCGATGACGCGGTCGTCCGACCACTGGCTCACGAACGCTGCGAAAGGCGGCGAGACGACGCCGTTCGATCTGGACGACCGCGCGCTGGAACTGGTCGAGCGCGCCTCCGACGCGGTCGGCGGCGGCCTGCTCGGCGTCGACCTGATGGAGGTGGGCGTCGACGCGGACGCGGACCCCGCCGAGGGCGGCGGCGCGGACGGGTACACCGTCCACGAGGTGAACCACACGGTCGAGTTCAAGGCGCTCGACGCCGCGACCGATGTCGACGTTCCCGCGCGGGTCGTCGACTGGGTGGAGACGAAGGCGACCGAACTGGCCGGCGGAGAGGCCGAGGAGGCGGACGCATGA
- the uvrB gene encoding excinuclease ABC subunit UvrB, protein MSDADSPLSEDRPTVDRPLRVDAPFEPAGDQPEAIAQLVEGFEGGADRQTLLGVTGSGKTNTVSWVAEELDQPTLVLAHNKTLAAQLYEEFRELFPDNAVEYFVSYYDYYQPEAYVEQTDTFIDKEMSINEEIDRLRHSATRSLLTRDDVIVVASVSAIYGLGDPQNYREMALRLEVGEAVGRDRLLADLVDLNYERNDVDFTQGTFRVRGDTVEIYPMYGRYAVRVELWGDEIDRIVKVDPMKGEVVSEEPAVMLHPAEHYSIPDDKLERAIAEIEELMEKRVSYFERQGDLVAAQRIEERTTFDIEMLREAGYCSGIENYSVHMDDRESGDAPYTLLDYFPDDFLTVIDESHQTIPQIKGQYEGDKSRKDSLVENGFRLPTAYDNRPLTFEEFEAKTDRTLYVSATPGDYERETSEQIAEQIVRPTHLVDPKVEVTEATGQVEDLLERVGERIERDERVLVTTLTKRMAEDLTEYFEEAGIDVAYMHDETDTLERHEIIRDLRLGNIDVLVGINLLREGLDIPEVSLVAILDADQEGFLRSTTTLVQTMGRAARNVNGEVVLYADRMTDSMEAAIEETQRRREIQLEYNDEHGYEATTIDKPVGETNLPGATTDTASVSVGDVESEEEARAQIDALEERMDEAASNLEFELAADIRDRIAELRRAFEIGDGDEGVPAPVGGE, encoded by the coding sequence GTGAGCGACGCCGACTCCCCACTCTCGGAGGACCGCCCGACCGTCGATCGCCCCCTCCGCGTCGACGCCCCGTTCGAGCCCGCGGGCGACCAGCCCGAGGCGATAGCGCAGTTGGTCGAGGGGTTCGAGGGAGGCGCGGACAGACAGACGCTCCTCGGCGTCACCGGCTCCGGCAAGACCAACACCGTCTCGTGGGTCGCCGAAGAACTGGACCAGCCCACCCTCGTCTTGGCTCATAACAAGACGCTCGCGGCCCAGCTGTACGAGGAGTTCCGCGAGCTGTTTCCGGACAACGCCGTCGAGTACTTCGTCTCCTACTACGACTACTACCAGCCGGAGGCGTACGTCGAGCAGACGGACACGTTCATCGACAAGGAGATGTCAATTAACGAGGAGATCGACCGACTCCGCCACTCCGCGACGCGCTCGCTTCTCACTCGCGACGACGTCATCGTGGTCGCCTCCGTCTCTGCCATCTACGGGCTCGGCGATCCGCAAAACTACCGGGAGATGGCGCTCCGGTTGGAGGTGGGCGAGGCGGTCGGTCGGGACCGGCTGCTCGCCGACCTCGTAGACCTGAACTACGAGCGCAACGACGTGGACTTCACGCAGGGCACCTTCCGCGTGCGCGGCGACACCGTGGAGATATACCCGATGTACGGTCGGTACGCGGTCCGCGTCGAGCTGTGGGGCGACGAGATCGATCGGATAGTGAAAGTCGACCCGATGAAAGGCGAGGTCGTGAGCGAGGAGCCCGCGGTCATGCTCCACCCCGCGGAACACTACTCGATCCCGGACGACAAGCTGGAGCGGGCGATAGCGGAGATAGAAGAGCTGATGGAGAAACGGGTGAGCTACTTCGAGCGGCAGGGCGATCTGGTGGCCGCTCAGCGCATCGAAGAGCGGACGACCTTCGACATCGAGATGCTCCGGGAGGCGGGCTACTGTTCGGGAATCGAGAACTACTCCGTCCACATGGACGACCGCGAGTCGGGCGACGCCCCCTACACGCTCCTCGATTACTTCCCAGACGACTTCCTCACCGTGATCGACGAGTCCCATCAGACGATCCCGCAGATAAAGGGACAGTACGAGGGCGACAAATCGCGGAAGGACTCGCTCGTCGAGAACGGGTTCCGGCTGCCGACCGCCTACGACAACCGGCCCCTGACGTTCGAGGAGTTCGAGGCGAAGACCGACCGCACCCTCTACGTGTCGGCGACGCCCGGCGACTACGAGCGCGAGACCTCGGAGCAGATCGCAGAGCAGATCGTCCGTCCCACGCACCTCGTCGACCCGAAGGTGGAGGTGACGGAGGCGACGGGACAGGTCGAAGACCTCTTAGAACGCGTCGGCGAGCGGATCGAACGCGACGAGCGCGTCCTCGTCACCACGCTCACGAAGCGGATGGCCGAGGACCTCACGGAGTACTTCGAAGAGGCCGGTATCGACGTGGCGTACATGCACGACGAGACGGACACCTTGGAGCGCCACGAGATCATCCGCGACCTCCGACTCGGCAACATCGACGTGCTGGTCGGCATCAACCTGCTGCGGGAGGGCCTCGACATCCCGGAGGTGAGTCTCGTCGCCATCCTCGACGCCGACCAAGAGGGGTTCTTGCGCTCCACCACCACCCTCGTTCAGACGATGGGGCGAGCCGCGCGCAACGTCAACGGCGAGGTGGTGCTGTACGCCGACCGGATGACGGACTCGATGGAGGCCGCCATCGAGGAGACCCAGCGCCGTCGGGAGATACAACTGGAGTACAACGACGAGCACGGGTACGAGGCGACCACCATCGACAAGCCCGTCGGCGAGACCAACCTCCCGGGCGCGACGACGGACACCGCCTCGGTCAGCGTCGGCGACGTAGAGAGCGAAGAGGAGGCGAGAGCGCAGATCGACGCGCTCGAAGAGCGGATGGACGAGGCCGCGAGCAATCTTGAGTTCGAGTTGGCCGCCGACATCCGCGACCGGATCGCCGAACTCCGTCGCGCCTTCGAGATCGGTGACGGAGACGAAGGCGTTCCCGCGCCGGTCGGCGGGGAGTAG
- the lysW gene encoding lysine biosynthesis protein LysW — protein sequence MTSDTDTLVAEDPITGDEIELPADVEVGEIIDSPVTGTELEVISLDPVVLEEAPELEEDWGE from the coding sequence ATGACGAGCGACACCGATACGCTGGTGGCGGAGGACCCGATCACGGGCGACGAGATCGAACTGCCGGCCGACGTCGAGGTCGGCGAGATAATCGACAGTCCGGTCACCGGGACCGAGCTGGAGGTCATCTCTCTCGACCCCGTCGTGTTAGAGGAGGCCCCCGAGCTCGAGGAGGACTGGGGCGAGTAA
- the argH gene encoding argininosuccinate lyase, which yields MTDDDPAVTAEGAEDADTAVRRDRFSGGPARAFLSSLAADAAIFEADLAVDRAHTVMLAEREIVDDAVAGEILAALDAVEAAGHGDLDGGEDVHEAIETAVIDRIGPDGGRMHTARSRNDEVATCIRYRLREDLLAAAEATLTLRRALLDVAGEHTETVMPGYTHLQPAQPTTIAHYLLSYEGGIARDTARLLDAYERTNRSPLGAAAFAGTPFDIDRERTAELLGFDGLVANSMDAASARDFLAEGATACATLATTLSGLAEDLVLFSNKGFVELSDDYASTSSIMPQKKNPDTLELTRGVAGDAIGEAAGTLSLLKGLPRAYNRDLQRAHASVFETADDVREAAEVAAGAVATADWNEAVLADAAGDGFSTATGVADLLATGGLPFRTAHEIVAAAAERVADDDAPPAAAAKVDEAARTVTGEPLSAYVSREEVEAVLDPERSVASRDSAGGPAPDAVACDLEARRESLDADETTLAARREALADAARALDAEVSEYV from the coding sequence ATGACCGACGACGATCCCGCCGTGACCGCCGAGGGTGCCGAGGACGCCGACACCGCCGTCCGCCGCGACCGCTTCAGCGGCGGTCCCGCCCGCGCGTTCCTCTCCAGTCTCGCGGCCGACGCGGCCATCTTCGAGGCGGACCTCGCGGTCGATCGCGCGCACACGGTGATGCTCGCGGAGCGGGAGATCGTCGACGACGCGGTCGCGGGCGAAATCCTCGCGGCGCTCGACGCCGTCGAGGCCGCCGGTCACGGTGACCTCGACGGAGGCGAGGACGTCCACGAGGCGATCGAGACGGCCGTGATCGACCGGATCGGTCCCGATGGCGGGCGGATGCACACGGCGCGCTCGCGCAACGACGAGGTTGCGACCTGCATCCGGTACCGCCTGCGCGAGGACCTGCTCGCGGCCGCGGAGGCCACCCTGACGCTGCGTCGGGCGCTTCTCGACGTCGCCGGCGAGCACACGGAGACGGTGATGCCCGGCTACACCCACCTCCAGCCGGCTCAGCCGACGACGATCGCGCACTACCTGCTGTCGTACGAGGGCGGGATCGCGCGCGACACGGCGCGGCTGCTCGACGCCTACGAGCGCACCAACCGCTCGCCGCTCGGCGCGGCCGCGTTCGCGGGCACGCCGTTCGACATCGACCGCGAGCGGACCGCCGAGCTGCTCGGGTTCGACGGGCTCGTCGCCAACTCGATGGACGCCGCCTCCGCGCGCGACTTCCTCGCCGAGGGGGCGACCGCGTGCGCGACGCTCGCGACGACGCTGTCCGGGCTCGCGGAGGACCTCGTCCTCTTTTCGAACAAGGGGTTCGTCGAGCTGTCCGACGACTACGCGTCCACCTCTTCGATCATGCCTCAAAAAAAGAACCCCGACACGCTGGAGCTGACCCGCGGCGTCGCCGGCGACGCCATCGGCGAGGCGGCCGGCACGCTGAGTCTGCTCAAGGGGTTACCGCGCGCGTACAATCGCGACCTCCAGCGCGCGCACGCGAGCGTCTTCGAGACCGCGGACGACGTGCGGGAGGCGGCCGAGGTGGCTGCGGGCGCGGTCGCGACGGCCGACTGGAACGAGGCGGTGCTCGCCGACGCCGCGGGCGACGGCTTCTCGACGGCGACCGGCGTCGCAGACCTGCTCGCCACAGGGGGACTTCCCTTCCGCACCGCCCACGAGATAGTCGCGGCCGCGGCCGAGCGCGTCGCGGACGACGACGCGCCGCCGGCGGCCGCCGCAAAAGTTGACGAGGCCGCGCGAACGGTGACGGGCGAGCCCCTCTCGGCGTACGTGAGCCGCGAGGAGGTCGAGGCCGTCTTGGACCCCGAACGCAGCGTCGCGAGCCGCGACTCCGCGGGCGGACCAGCGCCCGACGCGGTCGCGTGCGATCTCGAAGCGCGCCGCGAGTCGCTCGACGCGGACGAAACGACGCTCGCGGCGCGTCGGGAGGCGCTCGCGGATGCGGCTCGCGCGCTCGACGCCGAGGTGAGCGAGTATGTCTGA
- a CDS encoding argininosuccinate synthase, translating into MTSVALAFSGGLDTTVCVPLLKEEYGYDEVIGVNVDVGQPTEEFDEAEETADALGLDIHVVDAKEEFAELCFDAVKTNATYQGYPLGTALARPVIAEAILGVAEEEGCDAIAHGCTGKGNDQLRFEAVWRGSDLEVIAPVRELGLTREWEIDYAAEKDLPVEAGDGGVWSIDENIWSRAVEGGELENPDYEPPEDIYEWTAEPEGETTIEVAFEEGVPVAVDGEAMDPVPLIQHLNEYAGGYGIGRTDVMEDRMLGLKVRENYEHPAATVLLTAHQALEDLVLTKNERSFKKGIEQEWSEKAYQGLVFAPVVDALNAFVDETQDVVTGTATVKVSGGNCRVVARDSEYAVYSEEMASFNTEDVAGIAQEDATGVAKYHGLQERLANDVKEAVSKPELASDGGETADEE; encoded by the coding sequence ATGACGAGCGTTGCACTCGCGTTCAGTGGCGGACTCGACACGACAGTGTGCGTACCGCTTTTGAAAGAGGAGTACGGCTACGACGAGGTCATCGGCGTCAACGTCGACGTCGGCCAGCCGACGGAAGAGTTCGACGAGGCGGAAGAGACCGCCGATGCGCTTGGACTCGACATCCACGTCGTCGACGCGAAAGAGGAGTTCGCGGAGCTGTGTTTCGACGCGGTGAAGACGAACGCGACGTATCAGGGGTACCCGCTCGGGACCGCGCTGGCGCGTCCCGTCATCGCCGAGGCCATTCTGGGCGTCGCCGAGGAGGAAGGCTGTGACGCCATCGCGCACGGCTGTACGGGTAAGGGGAACGACCAGCTCCGGTTCGAGGCCGTCTGGCGCGGCTCCGATCTGGAGGTCATCGCGCCTGTCCGCGAGCTCGGACTCACCCGCGAGTGGGAGATCGACTACGCCGCGGAGAAGGACCTGCCCGTCGAGGCCGGCGACGGTGGTGTCTGGTCGATCGACGAGAACATCTGGTCGCGCGCGGTCGAGGGCGGCGAACTCGAGAACCCGGACTACGAGCCGCCGGAGGACATCTACGAGTGGACCGCAGAGCCCGAGGGCGAGACGACGATCGAGGTCGCCTTCGAGGAGGGCGTCCCGGTCGCCGTCGACGGCGAGGCGATGGACCCGGTGCCGCTCATCCAGCACCTCAACGAGTACGCCGGCGGCTACGGCATCGGCCGCACCGACGTGATGGAAGACCGCATGCTCGGGCTGAAGGTGCGCGAGAACTACGAGCACCCGGCCGCGACGGTCCTGCTCACGGCACACCAAGCCCTAGAGGACCTCGTCCTCACCAAAAACGAGCGCTCGTTCAAGAAGGGGATCGAACAGGAGTGGTCCGAGAAGGCGTATCAGGGGCTCGTGTTCGCGCCCGTCGTCGACGCGCTGAACGCCTTCGTCGACGAGACGCAGGACGTGGTGACTGGCACCGCGACGGTCAAAGTCTCCGGCGGCAACTGCCGCGTCGTCGCCCGCGACTCCGAGTACGCCGTCTACTCCGAGGAGATGGCCTCGTTTAACACCGAAGACGTGGCCGGCATCGCACAGGAGGACGCCACGGGCGTCGCGAAGTACCACGGGTTACAGGAGCGTCTCGCCAACGACGTGAAAGAGGCGGTCTCGAAGCCCGAACTCGCCAGCGATGGCGGAGAGACTGCAGACGAGGAATAG
- a CDS encoding aspartate aminotransferase family protein, whose amino-acid sequence MSGFVFSEKPIEIASGDGVYLTDTTGTEYLDFGASYACTPVGHCHPEVVDAATSQIEELLYVQASYPHAARTALYEKLSATGPGDIDNVWLCNSGTEANEAALKFARHATGREKIVATTQGFHGRTMGALATTWKQKYKQGFEPLAGGVEFVEYGDAEAMREAVDDETAAVILEPLQGEGGINPAPTAYLQSVREATEKAGAAMIVDEIQTGLGRTGSLWAAETHDVVPDVLTTAKGLGSGLPIGATLCRDWIAEDAGNHGSTFSGGPVVSAAAGATLDVIEREDLSAHADEVGAYLRGELTDRLGDDIRDVRGDGLMVGIEVKRGSNRLLRDLAMNHQILALPAGRTVLRLLPPLTIEREHADAVVDAIAEVIS is encoded by the coding sequence ATGAGCGGATTCGTCTTCTCCGAGAAGCCGATCGAGATCGCCTCTGGCGACGGGGTGTATCTCACCGACACCACCGGGACCGAGTACCTCGACTTCGGCGCGAGCTACGCGTGCACGCCGGTCGGGCACTGTCACCCCGAGGTCGTCGACGCGGCGACAAGCCAGATAGAGGAGCTGCTGTACGTGCAGGCGTCGTACCCGCACGCGGCGCGGACGGCGCTGTACGAGAAGCTCTCCGCGACCGGCCCCGGCGACATCGACAACGTCTGGCTTTGTAACTCCGGGACGGAGGCCAACGAGGCCGCGCTGAAGTTCGCCCGGCATGCGACGGGCCGCGAGAAGATCGTCGCGACCACGCAGGGCTTTCACGGCCGGACGATGGGCGCGCTCGCGACCACCTGGAAGCAGAAGTACAAGCAGGGGTTCGAGCCGCTCGCGGGCGGCGTGGAGTTCGTCGAGTACGGCGACGCGGAGGCGATGCGCGAGGCGGTCGACGACGAGACCGCCGCGGTCATCCTCGAACCTCTGCAGGGCGAAGGCGGGATAAACCCCGCTCCGACGGCGTACCTGCAGTCGGTCCGCGAGGCGACCGAGAAGGCCGGGGCCGCGATGATCGTAGACGAGATCCAGACTGGGCTCGGCCGCACCGGGTCGCTGTGGGCGGCGGAGACTCACGACGTGGTGCCGGACGTGCTCACGACCGCGAAGGGACTCGGTAGCGGGCTCCCGATCGGCGCGACGCTCTGTCGCGACTGGATCGCCGAGGATGCCGGGAATCACGGCTCGACGTTCTCCGGCGGCCCGGTCGTCTCGGCCGCTGCCGGGGCGACGCTCGACGTGATCGAACGTGAAGACCTCTCGGCACACGCCGACGAGGTCGGAGCGTACCTGCGCGGTGAGCTCACCGACCGCCTCGGCGACGACATCCGCGACGTCCGCGGTGACGGGCTGATGGTCGGGATCGAGGTGAAACGCGGCTCGAACCGCCTGCTTCGCGATCTGGCCATGAACCACCAGATACTCGCGCTGCCCGCGGGTCGCACCGTCTTGCGCTTGCTCCCGCCGCTCACCATCGAACGCGAGCACGCCGACGCCGTCGTCGACGCCATCGCCGAGGTGATCAGCTGA